The genomic stretch GAGCCACCGCCCTGCGCTGCTACACCCTGGCGGACGGCCTGAAGCCCTGGGCGCCGTGGAAGGGCAAGGACCCGGCGCCCGAAGCGCGCTACCTCAAGGTCCTCTCGGTGACGGGTGGCCCCGCGGGCACTGTCTTCGTCGGCTACGAGGGCCGGCCCAACTGCGAGAGCGAGTTCTACAAGGCCCCCGGCGTGTTCGAGGACCCCGCCATCTTCAAGAGCGGTGATGCGGACCGCGTGGAGCTCCAGGCGGACGGAACGCTCCGCGTGGTGCACTACGACCTCCACTCGCCCGCGCACTCGGTGCCCGGCTATGGCCACCGCGAGAAGCTCTGCTCGGTGAACCGCATCGTCTGGGACAAGGCACGCAACAGCCTGTGGTTCGCGTCCAACCATGGCCTGGCGTGGGGCGAGCCCGACTACCAGGGCGGCGAGGCGTGCGCCAACGCCGAGGTCGTCGCCGCCAACGCGTGGGTCTACACGGGGGGCGAGAATCGCCAGCGCTGCAAGTTCGGCGTCATGGAACACGTCCATCCCGCCATCGCGATGGGCGACGGCACCAGCGAGGAAAGCCGGCTCGCCGGAGACGTCTGGGGCGTGGCGGTGCGGCCCGACGGCGACGTCTGGCTGGGCACGCACATCCGGACCACGCGGTTCAAAATCATGACCAACGCCGTGGGCCACGAAGGCACCGGCGCCCCATGGAACTTCGAGGCGGCGCGCAAGCAGAGCGAGGAGAAGAAGCACCGCGCCAACCGCATCGACCTGTGGCCGGACGCCGTGGCCGAGCCCCAGTTCCCCACCCACGCCCAGCGCAAGGACGACCTGGTGAGCGACCTGGCGCTGATGCCCGACGGCACCGTCTGGGTGTCCAGCTTCGCGTGGGGCCTGGCGAAGCTGAGCGACGCCGGGCTGGTGACGGGCTATCTGCTGGAGGGCGACGGCGACCGCAACGTCTCCTCGCTGGAGCTGGACCCGCGCGACGGCAGCCTCTGGATTGGCCACCGCTGGGGCAAGGGCCTGAGGCGCATGCACCGCGAGGGGGAGTTCGTCAGCCACAACCCGGCGCTCGGAGGGCTGTCCGCCCTGCCCGTCTGGGACATCCAGATGGTGGGCAGCGGTGACGCGCGCAAGGTGCTGGTGGCCTTCAGCGCGCAGCGGGATGCAACGGGCACCATCGTCCGCCCCGGTGCCATCGGCATCTATAGCGGGAAGTAGGCAAACCGCCTGGCTGCCTCCCGTGCCTGCCAGGGGCGCGGGAGGCACTTCCTTCGGCCAGGGCTGCCCCGGGCGAAGGGAAGCGTCAACTTGAGAGCACTCCGCGCCCGCGGGGCGTCTCCGCCCTGGCGGGGGCTTTCAACGCATTGACGGACAGAGGAGCCACCATGTCGCTACTGGACAACATCTTGGGGAATCGTCGCAGCTCGGGCTTCGGTGGATGGAACCGTGGCCGGAGCAGGTACGGACGCCGCGGCTACGGCGGTTACGGCCGCGGCCGGGCGGCCTCGAGCGGCGCGTTCGGAAGCTCACTGGGCCGCATCGCCCTCGGCGGGCTGGCCGCGTTCGGCCTCCGGAAGGTGCTCGGAAACCGGCGCCCCTACGGCTACTAGCCGCGCCGCCGGGCAGGAAGCTCGCCTGCCCGGCCCCTCGACTGGAGTAGGGTCCCTCTCCGCTGGCATCCACCATAGGGAGGGCACACCCCATGCCGAAGGCGAAGTACGTCCTGGCCCTGGACCAGGGCACCACTGGAACGCACGTCTCCATCCTCGACACGAAGCTGCAGGTGGTCGGCCGCTCCTACAAGGAGTTCACCCAGCACTTTCCCAAGCCGTCCTGGGTGGAGCACGACCTGGACGAAATCTGGGCCAGCAGTGAATGGTGTATCGCCCGGGCGCTGAAGGACGCGGGCCTTCGCGGCAAGGACATCGCCGCCATCGGCATCACCAACCAGCGCGAGACGACGGGCCTTTGGATGCGCGGCAGCGGACAGCCGCTGTCCCACGCCATCGTCTGGCAGGACCGCCGCACCGCCGAGCAGTGCCGCCGGCTCAAGGAGCAGGGCGTGGAGCCGCGCGTGCGCGAGGTGACGGGGCTGGTGGTGGACCCGTACTTCTCCGGCACCAAGCTCACGTGGATGTTCGACCACCTGAAGGGCGCGCGCGCGAAGGCGGAGAAGGGCGACGTGTGCTTCGGCACCATCGACACCTGGCTCGTCTACAAGCTCACCGGCGGCGCGGCGCACGTCACCGACGTGTCCAACGCCAGCCGCACGCTGCTGATGGATTTGACGACGCTCCAGTGGAGCGACGAGATGCGCGCGATGCTGTCCGTCCCGGCCGCGTGCCTGCCGCAGATTCGCGGCTCCGCGGAGGTGTACGGCACCACGCGCGGCATGCGCAGCCTTCCGGACGGCATCCCCGTGGCGGGCATGGCGGGTGACCAGCAGTCCGCGCTCTTCGGCCAGGCGTGCTTCGAGCCCGGCGAATCCAAGTGCACCTATGGCACCGGCGCCTTCCTGCTGATGAACACCGGCTCGGAGCCGGTGCGCTCGTCGGCGGGCCTGCTCACCACCGTGGCGTGGCGGCTGGGCGGAACGGGCACCACCACGTACGCGCTGGAGGGCAGCAGCTTCATCGCCGGCGCGGCGGTGCAGTGGATGCGCGACGGGCTCAAGGTCATCAAACGCGCGCCGGACATCGAGGCGCTGGCCGCCAGCGTGAAGGACTCCGGAGACGTCGTCTTCGTCCCGGCGCTGGCGGGCCTCGGCGCGCCGCACTGGCGTCCTGAAGCACGCGGCCTCTTCGCCGGCATCGACCGCTCCACCACCGTGGCCCACATGGCGCGCGCGGTGCTGGAGGGCATCGCGCTGCAGATTCATGACCTGGCGGAGGCCATGCGCCGCGACAGCGGGCGCGACATCCCCGTGTTCAAGGCGGACGGCGGCGCGGCGGCCAACAACCTCCTCATGCAGTTCCAGGCGGACGTGCTGGGCGTGCCGCTGGTGCGCCCGCGCAACCTGGAGACGACGAGCCTGGGCGCGGCCTTCCTGGGCGGCCTGGGCGCCGGCATCTGGGACAGCCCAGAGGCCATCCGCCGCGCGTGGAAGGCGGAGAAGACGTTCAAGCCGAAGATGAAGGCGGATGCCCGCGAGCGGCACCTGGCCAAGTGGAAGCGGGCCGTGGAGCGCGCGTGAGGCGGGCACCCAACGCCCTTCGGTTGCTGACGGCGCTGCTCGCGTTGGGCACGGGGGTGGGGTGCCCCATGGGCCCCTGTGAGCCGCACCCGCCATCTCCCCTCTTCGACGGCGCCATGGTCGGCGTGGGCCAGCCGCAGGAGCTCGTCGTCGACGCCGTCATCAACAGATGCGCCGAGGGAGACGAGCGGCCCCAGTCCGTCACCGTGGAGGTGAGGGACCCGCAGAACCGCCTGGTCCCCGCCACCGCGGAGCTGCGGCCCATGGGTGGGTCCGCGCTCGTGCGGTTCACGCCGGAGCAGACGGGGCGCCACCACCTCGTCGTCTCCTTCGCTCCGGTGGGCAGCGTCCGTCAGTCCTCCCTCTACGTGGTGGAGGACCACAGCGACGCCGCGCTCCAGGCGGACTTCTCCACCGTGGTGGAGTGCCTCGGCGTGGACCGGACGTCGGCGGGAACGTGGCTGTGCGGCAGCCGGGCGCTGCGCACACCGGACCAGGAACCCCAGCCCTTGGGCGACTACTTCGCCCCCGCCGTCGTGGCCGACGACGTGGTGTGGCTGACGGAAGCCGCGCAGGTGCGCCGCTATGTCGACACCGGAAGCGGGCCCCTGGAAGCCTCCGCCACGGCACCCTTCCCCGCCCTGGGCGCCCCCGCCGATGCGCCGCCCCATGCGCGGCTCGCCACCCCGAGCGAATTGCTGCTGCTGGATGAGACGCATCTGCACCGCTACGTCTTCTCGGAGGAAGAGGGGCTGCGCGCCATGGGCTCCGCCCCCGTTCCCCCGTCGCGGCTGGCCACGTTCAGCGATGGGATACCCTCGCTGCTGATGCGCGCGGGCGAGCGGCTGCTGGTGGTGCGCATCGCCGAGGCACCGCCTCCCGCCGGAATGGCCAGCGAGGCCTGCCCCTACCAGCTCGACGCCGCGGGCGCGCCGGAAGCCGTCCCCGACGAGCCCTGCCACAGCGTCCCGGGACTGCCCACGGGCCACGAGGAGGGCGTGCTATGGGCGCGCGCCGCCTCCGGCACGGAGAACCTGACGCTGCTCCGGTACTCGGCGGCGAGCGGCCGCCTGGTCCTGGAAGGCGTCCTGGAGATGAGCACATCCTTCCAGGCGCAGGGCGCCAGTCGGCTGCGGACGACGGGCTTCGGAGTCCCCGTGATTTCCGCGGCCATGAGCTCCTCGGGTTCCTACGCCGTGCCCCGTTGGCGCGCGGAGACGGGCACCATCGTCCTGGAGCTGCTGCCATCCCTTGACGCGCGCCAGCCTCCCTTCGTCAGTGGGCGCTACTTCTACCTGGAGCACTGGAACATTCTGTACGGCGTGAAAGTGTACGCGCGGCCGTCCACCCCGTGACGATGGACGGCGGGTGTCTTCCCTCAAGCCCGGGAGCGGGTAGAAAGGCGGCCATGGCTTCCAAACCCACGCTGCTCGCTCCCGAGGCGCTCCAGTCCTTCCTCTCGCAGCACACCGAGTGGAAGCACGAGGGCGGGATGATTCGCCGCACCTTCGAGGCCCCCACCTTCCTCGCCGGCATCGCCTTCGTGGAGCAGGTGGCGCAGGCGGCGGAGAAGGCGGACCACCACCCGGACATCGACATCCGCTGGCGCAAGGTGACGCTGGCGCTCGTCACCCACGACGCCGGAGGCCTCACCGCCCGCGACACCGCGCTGGCCACCGAGGCGGACCGTCTCTTCACGGAGGCCACGCGCGCGCAGTGAGTCCTTCCAGGTTGGCGGCGCGTCCGACGGGACGCGGTGGCGGGGGGTGGAAAGCGTTCGGGTGCGCGCTGGTGCTGGGCGCCACGTCGGCGGCATGGGCGCAGGAGACGCCCCCGCCGCTGGAGCCTCGCCCGGAGCGGCTGTACCTCAACCCCGGCGCGCTGCTGGGCTCCGCCCGCATGGTGGCGATGGGCGGCGCGTACGTGGGCATCGCCGAGGGCGCCGCGGGGCTGCCCAGCAACCTGGCCTCGCTGGCGCACCGGGGTCCGGCCTTGGAGAAGGACTGGGATTTGGGCGTCACCCTGTCCTGGTTGGATTTGCCCTTCACCGGCTCGCGCAAGCGGGACGTGGACAACGACGGACAGCCCGACGAGTCCCACGACAGCCGGCAGCTGCTGGGCGGCCTGCTGCTCCAGTACAAGCGCTTCGGCATCGGCTTCGCGATGCGCAACAGCGTGGTGTCCTACTGCGCCACGGCCGCATGCGCGGGGCCGGGTGAGCGCATCCGCGTGTCGCTCACGCAGTCGGTGCTGGCGGGGGCCATGTCCTTTGGCCAGGACGACTTCATCCTCGCGCTGGGCATCTACGCGGCGCAGGCCTCCTTCCGGCTGGACTCCGGAGGAACGGACCTGCGCTACGGGGACACCGGCGTGGCGGTGGACATCCTGTACCGGCCGCATGGGCGCTCCTGGCGCATGGGCGTGACGGTGCGGCCAGAAGTGGTGGGAGACTGGCGGCGCGAGGCGAACCAGGCCCCGGAGTTGGCGGGGCGCACCCTCTTCGGCGCGGTGGTGTCCCCCGCCGTGCTGTCGGTGGGCGCCAGCTGGCGGCTGGGCGAAGGCGCGGAGCGCTACAACCGGCTGTCCCCCGCGGCGCGGCGACAGCTCCTCGTGGAGGGAGACGCGTTGCCGGTGCCGGAAGCCGAGCCCCTGGACGCGCCCGCCGGGCGCTGGCTCATCAGCGCCCAGGTGGACCTCATCTCCAGCGTGGACAACGCGGTGCCCGCGCGCACCTTCGCGTCCACGGCGGACGAGGCCACGGTGGGCAAGGGCACCTCCTTCGCGCCGCGCATCGGCGTGGAGCATGACACGGTGCCGGGCATGATTCGGCTGCGGGCCGGCGCGTACGCGGAGCCGTCCCCGTTCGACAAGCGGCCCGCGCGCCCCCACGTCACCGGCGGCTTCGAGGTGTTCGTCTTCCGCTACTGGGAGGACTGGTCCGTGACGGCCTCCTTCGACCTGGCGCGCCGCTACACCAACGTGGGTCTGTCCGTGGGCTTCTGGCGCTGAGGCACCCCAGGCGCCACGGCCGTGGCACCCCAGACCCCTGATGGGGAAACGGGGTGCCACCTTCGGGGTGACATTTCCCACTGTCAGCGAGGCCGCCGCGCGCATCCGGGCGGCCGGGCAGGCAGACGCCCCAGTGGGTGTTGCTGACACAGACACGCATGCCGACCCTCCCCTGGGCGGAGCGGGGGGACTGCATGCATCCAGGGTGGCGATGGGTCCGGACCGTCGTGAGTGCGGCGGTTCTGGGTGGGGCGGGGATGTTGTTGGGCTGTGGTGGAAGCACGAGCGAGCCTCCCGGCGAGGAGGACTGTACGGAGGGCCCCGTGGGAGACT from Myxococcus xanthus encodes the following:
- a CDS encoding 4a-hydroxytetrahydrobiopterin dehydratase, encoding MASKPTLLAPEALQSFLSQHTEWKHEGGMIRRTFEAPTFLAGIAFVEQVAQAAEKADHHPDIDIRWRKVTLALVTHDAGGLTARDTALATEADRLFTEATRAQ
- the glpK gene encoding glycerol kinase GlpK, translated to MPKAKYVLALDQGTTGTHVSILDTKLQVVGRSYKEFTQHFPKPSWVEHDLDEIWASSEWCIARALKDAGLRGKDIAAIGITNQRETTGLWMRGSGQPLSHAIVWQDRRTAEQCRRLKEQGVEPRVREVTGLVVDPYFSGTKLTWMFDHLKGARAKAEKGDVCFGTIDTWLVYKLTGGAAHVTDVSNASRTLLMDLTTLQWSDEMRAMLSVPAACLPQIRGSAEVYGTTRGMRSLPDGIPVAGMAGDQQSALFGQACFEPGESKCTYGTGAFLLMNTGSEPVRSSAGLLTTVAWRLGGTGTTTYALEGSSFIAGAAVQWMRDGLKVIKRAPDIEALAASVKDSGDVVFVPALAGLGAPHWRPEARGLFAGIDRSTTVAHMARAVLEGIALQIHDLAEAMRRDSGRDIPVFKADGGAAANNLLMQFQADVLGVPLVRPRNLETTSLGAAFLGGLGAGIWDSPEAIRRAWKAEKTFKPKMKADARERHLAKWKRAVERA